Proteins co-encoded in one Erinaceus europaeus chromosome 2, mEriEur2.1, whole genome shotgun sequence genomic window:
- the FXYD1 gene encoding phospholemman isoform X4, whose product MRVLGHILVLCAGLAAMANAEAPQENDPFTYDYQSLRIAGLTVAGVLFILGILIILSRRCRCKFNQQQRTGEPDEEEGTFRSSIRRLSTRRR is encoded by the exons ATGAGAGTTCTGGGCCACATCTTGGTTCTCTGTGCGGGTCTTGCTGCCATGGCCAATGCAG aAGCTCCTCAGGAAAATGACCCATTTACTTACG ACTACCAGTCCCTGCGCATCGCAGGCCTGACTGTGGCGGGGGTCCTCTTCATCCTGGGCATCCTCATCATTTTga GCAGAAGGTGCCGGTGCAAATTCAACCAGCAGCAGAG GACCGGGGAACCCGACGAAGAGGAGGGAACTTTCCGCAGCTCCATCCGCC gtCTGTCCACCCGCCGGCGGTAA
- the LGI4 gene encoding leucine-rich repeat LGI family member 4 isoform X2, translating into MGGASKLLLLLLLVGAGAAWRPPKGKCPSSCSCSKDSALCEGALELPESFSPSLLSLSLVHTGVPKLKAGSFLRIPSLHLLFIEDNKIGSISKNALRGLRSLTHLSLANNHLETLPRFLFRGLETLTHVDLRGNPFQCDCRILWLLQWIPMVNASVGTGVCAGPTALAQQQLHHLDPKTFKCRAIELSWFQTVGESALGVEPFSYQGEPHMVLAQPFAGRCLILAWDYSLQRFRPEEELSAPSVVACKPLVLGPRLFLLAARLWGGSQLWARPGPGLRLAPTQALAPRKLLRPNDAELLWLDGQPCFVVVDASKAGSTTLLCREGPGFYPRQSLHIWHRDTDAEALELDGRPHLLLASASQRPVLFHWAGGRFERRTDIPEAEDVYATRHFRDGDDVYLCLTRYIGDSMVMRWDGSMFRLLQLLPSRGAHVFQPMLIARDQLAILGSDFAFSQVLRLEPDKGLLEPLQELGPPALVAPRAFAHLAVVGRRFLFAACFKGPTQIYQHHELDLSA; encoded by the exons aTGGGAGGGGCAAgcaagctgctgctgctgctgctactagtGGGGGCAGGGGCAGCCTGGAGACCCCCGAAGGGGAAGTGTCCTTCCAGCTGCTCCTGCTCTAAAGACAGTGCGCTGTGCGAGGGCGCCCTGGAACTGCCTGAGAGCTTCTCCCCGAGCCTGCTGTCACT CTCCCTGGTCCACACTGGAGTCCCCAAACTGAAGGCTGGCAGCTTCCTGCGGATTCCATCACTGCACCTGCT CTTCATCGAGGACAATAAGATTGGCTCCATCTCCAAGAACGCCCTCAGAGGACTGCGCTCACTCACGCACCT gagtCTAGCCAATAACCACCTGGAGaccctccccagattcctgttCCGAGGCCTGGAGACCCTgactcatgt GGACCTCCGTGGAAACCCGTTCCAGTGTGACTGCCGCATCCTCTGGCTGCTGCAGTGGATCCCCATGGTGAACGCCAgcgtggggactggggtctgcgCCGGCCCTACCGCACTGGCCCAGCAGCAGCTCCACCACCTGGATCCCAAGACATTCAAGTGCAGAGCCATCG AGCTGTCCTGGTTCCAGACAGTGGGGGAGTCTGCTCTGGGCGTGGAGCCTTTCTCCTACCAGGGGGAGCCCCACATGGTTCTGGCACAGCCCTTCGCGGGCCGCTGCCTGATCCTGGCCTGGGACTACAGCCTGCAGCGATTCCGGCCAGAGGAGGAACTGTCAG CGCCCTCGGTGGTGGCCTGCAAGCCCCTAGTGCTGGGCCCTCGCCTCTTCTTGCTGGCAGCCCGCCTGTGGGGGGGCTCACAGCTGTGGGCGCGTCCAGGTCCCGGCTTGCGTCTGGCCCCTACGCAAGCCCTGGCCCCCCGCAAGCTGCTGAGGCCCAATGACGCTGAGCTGCTGTGGCTGGATGGGCAGCCGTGCTTCGTGGTGGTCGATGCGTCCAAGGCGGGCAGCACCACGCTGCTGTGCCGCGAGGGGCCCGGCTTCTACCCGCGCCAGAGCCTGCACATCTGGCACCGCGACACGGATGCCGAGGCTCTGGAGCTGGATGGACGGCCACACCTGCTGCTGGCCTCCGCCTCACAGCGGCCGGTGCTCTTCCACTGGGCCGGGGGCCGCTTCGAGAGGCGCACAGACATCCCTGAGGCCGAGGATGTCTACGCCACACGCCACTTCCGAGACGGCGACGACGTGTACCTGTGCCTGACCCGCTACATCGGGGACTCCATG GTCATGCGCTGGGATGGCTCCATGTTCCGCCTGCTGCAGCTGCTGCCCTCCCGTGGCGCCCACGTCTTCCAGCCGATGCTCATCGCCAGGGACCAGCTGGCGATTCTGGGCAGCGACTTCGCCTTTAGCCAGGTCCTGCGCCTTGAGCCTGACAAGGGGCTCCTGGAGCCGCTGCAGGAGCTGGGGCCCCCAGCCCTGGTGGCCCCACGAGCCTTCGCCCACCTCGCGGTGGTTGGCAGGCGCTTCCTCTTTGCTGCTTGCTTCAAGGGCCCCACACAGATCTATCAGCATCACGAGCTGGACCTCAGCGCCTGA
- the LGI4 gene encoding leucine-rich repeat LGI family member 4 isoform X1 codes for MGGASKLLLLLLLVGAGAAWRPPKGKCPSSCSCSKDSALCEGALELPESFSPSLLSLSLVHTGVPKLKAGSFLRIPSLHLLLFTANSFSVIEDDAFAGLSHLQYLFIEDNKIGSISKNALRGLRSLTHLSLANNHLETLPRFLFRGLETLTHVDLRGNPFQCDCRILWLLQWIPMVNASVGTGVCAGPTALAQQQLHHLDPKTFKCRAIELSWFQTVGESALGVEPFSYQGEPHMVLAQPFAGRCLILAWDYSLQRFRPEEELSAPSVVACKPLVLGPRLFLLAARLWGGSQLWARPGPGLRLAPTQALAPRKLLRPNDAELLWLDGQPCFVVVDASKAGSTTLLCREGPGFYPRQSLHIWHRDTDAEALELDGRPHLLLASASQRPVLFHWAGGRFERRTDIPEAEDVYATRHFRDGDDVYLCLTRYIGDSMVMRWDGSMFRLLQLLPSRGAHVFQPMLIARDQLAILGSDFAFSQVLRLEPDKGLLEPLQELGPPALVAPRAFAHLAVVGRRFLFAACFKGPTQIYQHHELDLSA; via the exons aTGGGAGGGGCAAgcaagctgctgctgctgctgctactagtGGGGGCAGGGGCAGCCTGGAGACCCCCGAAGGGGAAGTGTCCTTCCAGCTGCTCCTGCTCTAAAGACAGTGCGCTGTGCGAGGGCGCCCTGGAACTGCCTGAGAGCTTCTCCCCGAGCCTGCTGTCACT CTCCCTGGTCCACACTGGAGTCCCCAAACTGAAGGCTGGCAGCTTCCTGCGGATTCCATCACTGCACCTGCT TCTCTTCACAGCCAACTCCTTCTCCGTGATCGAGGATGATGCATTTGCTGGCCTGTCTCACCTGCAGTACCT CTTCATCGAGGACAATAAGATTGGCTCCATCTCCAAGAACGCCCTCAGAGGACTGCGCTCACTCACGCACCT gagtCTAGCCAATAACCACCTGGAGaccctccccagattcctgttCCGAGGCCTGGAGACCCTgactcatgt GGACCTCCGTGGAAACCCGTTCCAGTGTGACTGCCGCATCCTCTGGCTGCTGCAGTGGATCCCCATGGTGAACGCCAgcgtggggactggggtctgcgCCGGCCCTACCGCACTGGCCCAGCAGCAGCTCCACCACCTGGATCCCAAGACATTCAAGTGCAGAGCCATCG AGCTGTCCTGGTTCCAGACAGTGGGGGAGTCTGCTCTGGGCGTGGAGCCTTTCTCCTACCAGGGGGAGCCCCACATGGTTCTGGCACAGCCCTTCGCGGGCCGCTGCCTGATCCTGGCCTGGGACTACAGCCTGCAGCGATTCCGGCCAGAGGAGGAACTGTCAG CGCCCTCGGTGGTGGCCTGCAAGCCCCTAGTGCTGGGCCCTCGCCTCTTCTTGCTGGCAGCCCGCCTGTGGGGGGGCTCACAGCTGTGGGCGCGTCCAGGTCCCGGCTTGCGTCTGGCCCCTACGCAAGCCCTGGCCCCCCGCAAGCTGCTGAGGCCCAATGACGCTGAGCTGCTGTGGCTGGATGGGCAGCCGTGCTTCGTGGTGGTCGATGCGTCCAAGGCGGGCAGCACCACGCTGCTGTGCCGCGAGGGGCCCGGCTTCTACCCGCGCCAGAGCCTGCACATCTGGCACCGCGACACGGATGCCGAGGCTCTGGAGCTGGATGGACGGCCACACCTGCTGCTGGCCTCCGCCTCACAGCGGCCGGTGCTCTTCCACTGGGCCGGGGGCCGCTTCGAGAGGCGCACAGACATCCCTGAGGCCGAGGATGTCTACGCCACACGCCACTTCCGAGACGGCGACGACGTGTACCTGTGCCTGACCCGCTACATCGGGGACTCCATG GTCATGCGCTGGGATGGCTCCATGTTCCGCCTGCTGCAGCTGCTGCCCTCCCGTGGCGCCCACGTCTTCCAGCCGATGCTCATCGCCAGGGACCAGCTGGCGATTCTGGGCAGCGACTTCGCCTTTAGCCAGGTCCTGCGCCTTGAGCCTGACAAGGGGCTCCTGGAGCCGCTGCAGGAGCTGGGGCCCCCAGCCCTGGTGGCCCCACGAGCCTTCGCCCACCTCGCGGTGGTTGGCAGGCGCTTCCTCTTTGCTGCTTGCTTCAAGGGCCCCACACAGATCTATCAGCATCACGAGCTGGACCTCAGCGCCTGA
- the LGI4 gene encoding leucine-rich repeat LGI family member 4 isoform X4 — MPRDSSFIEDNKIGSISKNALRGLRSLTHLSLANNHLETLPRFLFRGLETLTHVDLRGNPFQCDCRILWLLQWIPMVNASVGTGVCAGPTALAQQQLHHLDPKTFKCRAIELSWFQTVGESALGVEPFSYQGEPHMVLAQPFAGRCLILAWDYSLQRFRPEEELSAPSVVACKPLVLGPRLFLLAARLWGGSQLWARPGPGLRLAPTQALAPRKLLRPNDAELLWLDGQPCFVVVDASKAGSTTLLCREGPGFYPRQSLHIWHRDTDAEALELDGRPHLLLASASQRPVLFHWAGGRFERRTDIPEAEDVYATRHFRDGDDVYLCLTRYIGDSMVMRWDGSMFRLLQLLPSRGAHVFQPMLIARDQLAILGSDFAFSQVLRLEPDKGLLEPLQELGPPALVAPRAFAHLAVVGRRFLFAACFKGPTQIYQHHELDLSA; from the exons CTTCATCGAGGACAATAAGATTGGCTCCATCTCCAAGAACGCCCTCAGAGGACTGCGCTCACTCACGCACCT gagtCTAGCCAATAACCACCTGGAGaccctccccagattcctgttCCGAGGCCTGGAGACCCTgactcatgt GGACCTCCGTGGAAACCCGTTCCAGTGTGACTGCCGCATCCTCTGGCTGCTGCAGTGGATCCCCATGGTGAACGCCAgcgtggggactggggtctgcgCCGGCCCTACCGCACTGGCCCAGCAGCAGCTCCACCACCTGGATCCCAAGACATTCAAGTGCAGAGCCATCG AGCTGTCCTGGTTCCAGACAGTGGGGGAGTCTGCTCTGGGCGTGGAGCCTTTCTCCTACCAGGGGGAGCCCCACATGGTTCTGGCACAGCCCTTCGCGGGCCGCTGCCTGATCCTGGCCTGGGACTACAGCCTGCAGCGATTCCGGCCAGAGGAGGAACTGTCAG CGCCCTCGGTGGTGGCCTGCAAGCCCCTAGTGCTGGGCCCTCGCCTCTTCTTGCTGGCAGCCCGCCTGTGGGGGGGCTCACAGCTGTGGGCGCGTCCAGGTCCCGGCTTGCGTCTGGCCCCTACGCAAGCCCTGGCCCCCCGCAAGCTGCTGAGGCCCAATGACGCTGAGCTGCTGTGGCTGGATGGGCAGCCGTGCTTCGTGGTGGTCGATGCGTCCAAGGCGGGCAGCACCACGCTGCTGTGCCGCGAGGGGCCCGGCTTCTACCCGCGCCAGAGCCTGCACATCTGGCACCGCGACACGGATGCCGAGGCTCTGGAGCTGGATGGACGGCCACACCTGCTGCTGGCCTCCGCCTCACAGCGGCCGGTGCTCTTCCACTGGGCCGGGGGCCGCTTCGAGAGGCGCACAGACATCCCTGAGGCCGAGGATGTCTACGCCACACGCCACTTCCGAGACGGCGACGACGTGTACCTGTGCCTGACCCGCTACATCGGGGACTCCATG GTCATGCGCTGGGATGGCTCCATGTTCCGCCTGCTGCAGCTGCTGCCCTCCCGTGGCGCCCACGTCTTCCAGCCGATGCTCATCGCCAGGGACCAGCTGGCGATTCTGGGCAGCGACTTCGCCTTTAGCCAGGTCCTGCGCCTTGAGCCTGACAAGGGGCTCCTGGAGCCGCTGCAGGAGCTGGGGCCCCCAGCCCTGGTGGCCCCACGAGCCTTCGCCCACCTCGCGGTGGTTGGCAGGCGCTTCCTCTTTGCTGCTTGCTTCAAGGGCCCCACACAGATCTATCAGCATCACGAGCTGGACCTCAGCGCCTGA
- the LGI4 gene encoding leucine-rich repeat LGI family member 4 isoform X3, which yields MRGPATAHGFIEDNKIGSISKNALRGLRSLTHLSLANNHLETLPRFLFRGLETLTHVDLRGNPFQCDCRILWLLQWIPMVNASVGTGVCAGPTALAQQQLHHLDPKTFKCRAIELSWFQTVGESALGVEPFSYQGEPHMVLAQPFAGRCLILAWDYSLQRFRPEEELSAPSVVACKPLVLGPRLFLLAARLWGGSQLWARPGPGLRLAPTQALAPRKLLRPNDAELLWLDGQPCFVVVDASKAGSTTLLCREGPGFYPRQSLHIWHRDTDAEALELDGRPHLLLASASQRPVLFHWAGGRFERRTDIPEAEDVYATRHFRDGDDVYLCLTRYIGDSMVMRWDGSMFRLLQLLPSRGAHVFQPMLIARDQLAILGSDFAFSQVLRLEPDKGLLEPLQELGPPALVAPRAFAHLAVVGRRFLFAACFKGPTQIYQHHELDLSA from the exons CTTCATCGAGGACAATAAGATTGGCTCCATCTCCAAGAACGCCCTCAGAGGACTGCGCTCACTCACGCACCT gagtCTAGCCAATAACCACCTGGAGaccctccccagattcctgttCCGAGGCCTGGAGACCCTgactcatgt GGACCTCCGTGGAAACCCGTTCCAGTGTGACTGCCGCATCCTCTGGCTGCTGCAGTGGATCCCCATGGTGAACGCCAgcgtggggactggggtctgcgCCGGCCCTACCGCACTGGCCCAGCAGCAGCTCCACCACCTGGATCCCAAGACATTCAAGTGCAGAGCCATCG AGCTGTCCTGGTTCCAGACAGTGGGGGAGTCTGCTCTGGGCGTGGAGCCTTTCTCCTACCAGGGGGAGCCCCACATGGTTCTGGCACAGCCCTTCGCGGGCCGCTGCCTGATCCTGGCCTGGGACTACAGCCTGCAGCGATTCCGGCCAGAGGAGGAACTGTCAG CGCCCTCGGTGGTGGCCTGCAAGCCCCTAGTGCTGGGCCCTCGCCTCTTCTTGCTGGCAGCCCGCCTGTGGGGGGGCTCACAGCTGTGGGCGCGTCCAGGTCCCGGCTTGCGTCTGGCCCCTACGCAAGCCCTGGCCCCCCGCAAGCTGCTGAGGCCCAATGACGCTGAGCTGCTGTGGCTGGATGGGCAGCCGTGCTTCGTGGTGGTCGATGCGTCCAAGGCGGGCAGCACCACGCTGCTGTGCCGCGAGGGGCCCGGCTTCTACCCGCGCCAGAGCCTGCACATCTGGCACCGCGACACGGATGCCGAGGCTCTGGAGCTGGATGGACGGCCACACCTGCTGCTGGCCTCCGCCTCACAGCGGCCGGTGCTCTTCCACTGGGCCGGGGGCCGCTTCGAGAGGCGCACAGACATCCCTGAGGCCGAGGATGTCTACGCCACACGCCACTTCCGAGACGGCGACGACGTGTACCTGTGCCTGACCCGCTACATCGGGGACTCCATG GTCATGCGCTGGGATGGCTCCATGTTCCGCCTGCTGCAGCTGCTGCCCTCCCGTGGCGCCCACGTCTTCCAGCCGATGCTCATCGCCAGGGACCAGCTGGCGATTCTGGGCAGCGACTTCGCCTTTAGCCAGGTCCTGCGCCTTGAGCCTGACAAGGGGCTCCTGGAGCCGCTGCAGGAGCTGGGGCCCCCAGCCCTGGTGGCCCCACGAGCCTTCGCCCACCTCGCGGTGGTTGGCAGGCGCTTCCTCTTTGCTGCTTGCTTCAAGGGCCCCACACAGATCTATCAGCATCACGAGCTGGACCTCAGCGCCTGA
- the FXYD3 gene encoding FXYD domain-containing ion transport regulator 3 isoform X2 codes for MQEVALHLLVLLAGLPALEANDPEDKNSPFYYGGKCKCKFSQKPSHRPGEAPPLITPGKMGQLGAGVCVCVCVCVCVCVCVYTSVKEIKSLIHTHKLIPSSPSGSAHSC; via the exons ATGCAAGAAGTAGCCCTCCACTTGCTGGTCCTCTTGGCAG GCTTGCCTGCCTTGGAAGCCAACGACCCAGAAG ATAAAAACAGTCCCTTCTACTATG GTGGGAAATGCAAGTGTAAGTTCAGCCAAAAGCCCAG CCACCGTCCAGGGGAAGCCCCACCTCTCATCACTCCAGGCAAGATGGGACAGCTgggggctggtgtgtgtgtgtgtgtgtgtgtgtgtgtgtgtgtgtgtgtgtgtgtgtacacaagtgTCAAGGAGATAAAgagcttgatccatactcacaagcTGATCCCTTCATCTCCCTCAGGCTCTGCCCATAGCTGTTGA
- the FXYD3 gene encoding FXYD domain-containing ion transport regulator 3 isoform X1: MQEVALHLLVLLAGLPALEANDPEDKNSPFYYDWYSLRVGGLICAGVLCAIGIIVLMSGKCKCKFSQKPSHRPGEAPPLITPGKMGQLGAGVCVCVCVCVCVCVCVYTSVKEIKSLIHTHKLIPSSPSGSAHSC; this comes from the exons ATGCAAGAAGTAGCCCTCCACTTGCTGGTCCTCTTGGCAG GCTTGCCTGCCTTGGAAGCCAACGACCCAGAAG ATAAAAACAGTCCCTTCTACTATG ACTGGTACAGTCTCCGGGTCGGTGGGCTCATCTGTGCAGGTGTCCTGTGTGCCATTGGCATCATTGTGCTCATGA GTGGGAAATGCAAGTGTAAGTTCAGCCAAAAGCCCAG CCACCGTCCAGGGGAAGCCCCACCTCTCATCACTCCAGGCAAGATGGGACAGCTgggggctggtgtgtgtgtgtgtgtgtgtgtgtgtgtgtgtgtgtgtgtgtgtgtgtacacaagtgTCAAGGAGATAAAgagcttgatccatactcacaagcTGATCCCTTCATCTCCCTCAGGCTCTGCCCATAGCTGTTGA
- the FXYD3 gene encoding FXYD domain-containing ion transport regulator 3 isoform X3 has translation MQEVALHLLVLLAGLPALEANDPEDKNSPFYYDWYSLRVGGLICAGVLCAIGIIVLMSGKCKCKFSQKPR, from the exons ATGCAAGAAGTAGCCCTCCACTTGCTGGTCCTCTTGGCAG GCTTGCCTGCCTTGGAAGCCAACGACCCAGAAG ATAAAAACAGTCCCTTCTACTATG ACTGGTACAGTCTCCGGGTCGGTGGGCTCATCTGTGCAGGTGTCCTGTGTGCCATTGGCATCATTGTGCTCATGA GTGGGAAATGCAAGTGTAAGTTCAGCCAAAAGCCCAGGTAA